The Bradyrhizobium sp. LLZ17 genomic sequence AGGCCACATCCAGATTGTGGCTCAGGGTCCGATCCCTTTGGGAGTACTCTCCCTTCGTCCACCTGCATCAATGAATTCTGCATGCAAGTGCGAGGAGGAGGTGGTAACTTTGACTTAGTGTTCGACGGTTAGATGGGAACTAAATTTGATCGAAGGGGTTTCCGCAGCAGGAGATTGGGATTGTCCCAGAGCAATCGGGCGCCGCTATCTAGATCAATGCCACGGCATACACGCACGCCCTACCGCAGTCCCCTAAGCTCAGCATGGAAACTGGCGGATCGATCTGGCTCAAGCTGGAGCGCTCCCGTCGACTGGCTCGTTCAAAGTTCGTGGCCTGGGTGCAGTACGAAGAGTATTTGCTGAAGGGTTGCGAGTATTCGTTTGTGGGGGAGGGAAGGTGCTCTTGAAATCGAGACTCAGAAATGGAGAGCCCCGGCTGGGGCAACCCGTCGAGGCGCTTTAGTGGTTATTGCCGCTCTTCTTCGGCTCGTCGCGTGGCTGCTCGCGGCCGCTGTCACTTTGGTAACGCTCGGACCTGAGGACGTTCGGCCTTATCCTGTTCTCGGACAGCAAGGCGATCATGCGCTCGCCTTCCTTCTGATCGGGATTTTCTTCGGTCTCGCCTATCCGCAGCGGCGCTGGACTGGTTCAGCTGTCGCCGTTGCCCTGATCGGCCTACTTGAGTTCATGCAATTATGGGTGCCGGGACGGCATGCGAGGTTTGAGGATTTTGTGGTCGATGCACTCTCGGTCTGCTTCGGCTTCGCTGGGTCCGCAGCTGCCAACTGGATGATGGCGCAACTTCGGCCAGGATCCCGGCGCGGTGCGGATCTGCAAACGGCGCGACTCCCTAAGGCCGGCGATACGTCGGCGGCAGTCGCCGACCAACGACGATGAAGCCGGGCGCGATCGTCTTGCGCCAAGTCTAACGATTTCGCAAGGCCAGGGCGGGTTACCCGCAGGTAAGGGATTGATCATCCAAAGCCAAGGCGTTCGGACCGCTTCTGCGGAGCAGCCGGATCTGGGCGCTCTCGAAGCCAAGGTGCCTTGGATGCGCGAGCCGGAAGTGGTTCGCAGTCGAATCGCATGCTAATTATTAGCTGAGCTGACCGCGAGGCGAACACGCAACGCTCAATCGAGCTCAGTGCATTGGTGCGCGGGCGCCCCGCCGCCGCCTGGGTCGCTGCCGCGGATCGCCAAGTTTGAGCTCGGCGACCAGCCGCCAGAGCTGAACCTCATGGCCGTCCGCCAGCCGCCCAGCCCGCTCGGTTGCCGACGCGTCGTCTGGGCAGTGAAGGTTGACCACGCTCCCCAACTGGCCGTGTTCGTCCAGAACGAATGCACGATAGTGTGGCATCGCAAATCCCCACGCGCCAGCATCTTAGCTGCTGCCCCCGCGTCCGGCGTGGAGATTCTGGGTATTTACGAGCTACCCCTGATGGGCGGTATGCCTGCCGCGATGGCCGCTGCTAACCCGCTCCTGCGCTCAGATCCTTCGCCCGATCGAATAGCTCGCGTACGCCGCTCTCAGCCGTGAGGGCGGAAATGTCTGGACAGCTTCCGGACTTTCGGAAGCTCGCTGCCATGGTAGCCGTCGGGATTCTGCAATTGCCAACGCCAATGGTCCGCACACATTTGCTGCAACGATCGGGTCGATTTCCAGCCCAACGCGTCGATCGCAAAGGTCGGGTCGGCATAGCAGACGGCGACATCGCCGGAACGGCGCTCCCTGATTTCATAGGGGATCGGCCGTCCGCTCACCGCCTCAAATGTGCGAACGACCTCCAGAACGCTGCTGCCATTACCCGTGCCAAGATTGACCGTGAGCACACCGGGCTGTTTCAGTTGACGCAAGGCACTCAAATGCCCGGACGCGAGATCGAGCACATGGATGAAGTCGCGGATTCCGGTGCCGTCAGGCGTGTCGTAGTCGCTTCCCCAGATCTGCAGCTTCTCCCCGCCGCCCAATCGCCACCTGCGCTACGAACGGCAGCAGATTGTTGGGAACGCCCAGGGGGATTCTCCGATGAGCCCGCTTTCGTGCGCACCAACCGGATTGAAGTACCGCAGATTGGCGATCCGCCAACTGTTGTCGGACCTGCAGAGATCCTTCAACATCTCTTCGATGACAAGCTTTGTGCGGCCGTACGGATTGGTCGGACCGAGCGGATGCTTCTCGTCGAGCGGCAGGTATTTCGGTGTTCCGTAAACGGTCGCGGACGAGCTGAAGACGAGCGTCTTCACATCCGCCCTCTTCATGGCCGAGACGAGCCGCATCGTTCCCAGGACGTTGTTGTCGTAATACGTCATGGGCCGGACATTGGAATCCCCGACGGCCTTCAGCCCTGCAAGGTGAATGACCGAGGTCACACCGCATGCACGAAGTAGGTCGTAGATCACCTCTTCATTCCGGATATCTGCGTGCCGAAAGACGAGCGAGCGTCCGCAGATCGATTGCACCCGTTCCAGCGAAGCCCTGTTGCTGTTGGAGAGATTGTCGACGACAATGACGTCGAGCCCAGCATCTAGCAACGCGACGCAGATATGCGACCCGATGTAACCAGCGCCTCCGGTCAACAATATCATTTCGGACACCTTCCGTGTGCGCAACTATGCGGCAAGACGCCGCAGCGTCCCGTTCGGGAATCGCGCCGGCCTTATCATCTCTGCCCGACGCGCAGCGAATCGCCGGTAGTCGCATCGGTCCGGCCTGCGTCTGATGGAACATTTGAACTGCTTAGCCTTCCAGGAGAGACGGCAGGACCATCCTGGTAGTGTAGGCTGACCTCGACGGCGTCACCCGGCTGCAGCTCGGTATCCTCGCTTGCGATGATTCGTTCCCGCTCCTTATTGCCCTTCCTTATAATGGCAATCTCCAGGTTGTTGCCGGCTCCTCGCACGAGTTGTGATCGCACCATTGCAACGTACTGAAGCTTCTCGCCGACGCTCTGCAGCTTCTCGCGAGTTTGATTGAGCCTTACGCTGGTATCTTGCAGCTCACGGAACAGGTCGAGCCTGCGCTGATCATCCAGCTTTGCCAGCTTTCTGACGAACTCGTCCTGCTGCTTTTTGACCTGCAGCAGTTGCGCAGAGGTTTGCAGCTTCCGTGTTGACGACAGCAGCACCGCGCGACGCGCGTCCGTAACGCGAGGGCTGATCAAGGAGCCCTTGCCGAAGAGCTCGGTCGTTTTCTGCAGGTCTTCGAGATCCGCCTGAAGTCCTTCGTCATCTTTCTTCTGCTGCTCTGACAACACGCGGACCTCGTCGTCTCCCTGTCGAATACCGTGCTGGAGATACGTTTTTTCCTGCTGATAATCACTCTGCTTGGTCTTGAGATATTCCTTTTCCGCATTAACGATTTCCGAAATCGCCGATCGAGCCAAGGGCGCGTCCATCAGAGCGCCGGGGCTGATCTGGGCTCCCTCTCCAAGTTCAGTCTTGATGCGCCACAAACGCGCCTGTTCTTTGGCCAGCTCTGTCCAAAGTGAACCATACTCGCTCCTCAGGTCTGCTGACTCGAGATAAGGGTTGTTCATTCTCATACGCATGATGTCGTAGCCGCCTGCAACGGCGACGAGCTGGCGTGCGGTGATAGACGGACGATAAGGGTACTCACCGGGCTTTGATACATCCCCATTTACGTATACGGGCTTGTACTCTGCGATGACCGTCGTGACCTCGTCTGCGTCGATCACGACGACCGCCTCACGGCCATCCGACGTCCTCTGTCGAAACGCCTTGCTTGCCAGTGCAGCGCCGATTTTGGCTTGGATCTGCGGTAGGGGCAAGCCGGCCACCGGAAGGGTTCCGACCAGTGGCAACGAAACATTTCCGTCCATTTGAACGGCAGCACGATGCCGCAGCTCCGGCACGCCCGCCACTGCAACCTCCAGCACATCTCCGATGTTTACCAGATATTCTGCCTTCGATGGAGTGACGAAAGTTGTCAAGCTAACAGCCACCAAGGCCCATTTGATGCAACGACGCAGGTCGCTGCTCGAGGCCTCGAGATGAAAGGTATTGCGCAGTCTGGAGTTCGGCATTGCGTCATTCCCCGTACGAGCTGGTCACCGAAGTGAAAGCCTTTCAAATTTGTTCGCGGAAGGCAGCGCGTCGATGACCGTCCGAATGACCGTCTAGTCGGGCGATCCGCAAGATAAGTTCTATGCTCTCATTTACGCCAAACCGCTCGGTGCTATTCTGTTCGACTGATCGGTCCTCATGCCCGTCGAAATTTATTGGAGCGGGCGCTTCGTTAGCTGCCCGAGTCTAATCCCGCGCCGTCGCGGCTCAATCGACCATCGTAGTTACCCACTTATTGCCGGTCCCATCCAGTCATTGCCAATTTCCATCCAGCGACCCGGACTGTATTGATTCCGTCCAAGTGGAGAGTGATCGGGTGGCTGACTGCTATGCGTTGCGCGTCCTTCACCAATTTGCCGGTGTCTAACAAGCTTCCGGCACATTCGGTCGCTTGGGGCAGCGCGACCGCCCGAGCGCGGGAAGGGGCAGATTGACTGTTCGATTTGAATTGGTAGCAGGTGCCGAGTTCCTGCCCGCAGCTTGTTCGGCCTGTTTCGCAACTCATCTGCATGGACCCGGGCCTACATGTGGGAGAATGCGATCGCAACTTCGCAGCTTCCGCACACGGTTTGCGCGGTCGCTACGTGCTCGTCTCATACTGCTCCAGAAATTACGATTGGGAGCGACCATGGCTAGTTTGTCGGATCTACCGGTAGCGATCGTTGGAGCAGGACCTTATGGCCTCTCCGTCGCGGCGCATTTGCGCTACTGTGGTGTGCCGTTTCGAATATTCGGTACGCCGATGCGTCGGTGGCGAGAGCAAATGCCGGTAGGCATGTTTCTGAAATCTGAAGAGCACGCGTCAAGCCTTGCCGATCCGTCCGGGCACTACACGCTACAGCAATTCTGCGCAGCAGCAGGATTGTCCCTCGCGAAGGCTCCTATTCCGCTCGACACATTCACCAGATACGCATTGTCATTTCAGCAGCGTCTCGTTCCCGTGGTGGAAGATGTATTGGTGACGGCGCTCGACAAGAGACCAGGCGGGTTTGACTTGAGGCTGGCTGACGGGGAAAGAGTCAGGGTTAAAAGTGTTGTTATCGCGACCGGCTTGTCACATGCGGAGTATATTCCCCAGGAACTGGCGCAGTTGCCCGGAGAGCTGCGATCGCACAGCAGTGTCCATCGCGACCTGAGCCACTTCAAAGATCGCGACGTTATTGTCATCGGTGCGGGACAGTCGGCTCTCGAGACTGCAGCTCTGTTGAACGAGGCGCAGGCAAAGGTGAGTCTACTCGTACGCGGGTCTTCGATTAGCTGGAATCAGATCCCCTCATCTGATGCTCGATCGCTCTGGCAACGAACGCGGCGGCCAGACTCCACGCTGGGAGCCGGGCTTCAAACGTGGTTCTGCGCAAATGCCCCCTTTATGTTCTACTACCTACCCCAAAGGGCGCGTCTCGACATGGTGCGAGGCAGCGCGCGGCGCGAAGCGTTGCTGGGTCCTGCTGGCG encodes the following:
- a CDS encoding VanZ family protein, which codes for MAALLRLVAWLLAAAVTLVTLGPEDVRPYPVLGQQGDHALAFLLIGIFFGLAYPQRRWTGSAVAVALIGLLEFMQLWVPGRHARFEDFVVDALSVCFGFAGSAAANWMMAQLRPGSRRGADLQTARLPKAGDTSAAVADQRR
- a CDS encoding polysaccharide biosynthesis/export family protein, giving the protein MPNSRLRNTFHLEASSSDLRRCIKWALVAVSLTTFVTPSKAEYLVNIGDVLEVAVAGVPELRHRAAVQMDGNVSLPLVGTLPVAGLPLPQIQAKIGAALASKAFRQRTSDGREAVVVIDADEVTTVIAEYKPVYVNGDVSKPGEYPYRPSITARQLVAVAGGYDIMRMRMNNPYLESADLRSEYGSLWTELAKEQARLWRIKTELGEGAQISPGALMDAPLARSAISEIVNAEKEYLKTKQSDYQQEKTYLQHGIRQGDDEVRVLSEQQKKDDEGLQADLEDLQKTTELFGKGSLISPRVTDARRAVLLSSTRKLQTSAQLLQVKKQQDEFVRKLAKLDDQRRLDLFRELQDTSVRLNQTREKLQSVGEKLQYVAMVRSQLVRGAGNNLEIAIIRKGNKERERIIASEDTELQPGDAVEVSLHYQDGPAVSPGRLSSSNVPSDAGRTDATTGDSLRVGQR